A window of the Vibrio pomeroyi genome harbors these coding sequences:
- a CDS encoding polysaccharide export protein, with the protein MKINKNRLLLALLPVLLAGCTTPGTHLSTGNKNVIKPSEEQQESDISDVVNLYPLTAQSVSSYRSESLSVSQTNPTLDVDIAKYEYQVGVGDILNITIWDHPELTIPAGSYRSSTEAGNWVHADGTIFYPYIGTVEVAGKTVREVRTDIASRLAKYIESPQVDVNVAAFRSKKTYITGEVSQPGQQPITNIPLTLLDAVNRSGGLSENADWRNVSLTRNGVEENLSLYGLMQRGDLTQNRLLQAGDIVHVPRNDNQKVFVMGEVNDPQLLKIDRVGMSLTEALSNVGGINQLTADATGVFVIRTSDDKSERMADIYQLNMEDASALVIGTEFDLKPYDIVYVTAAPISRWNRVIGQLVPTISGFNDLTEGMLRVRNW; encoded by the coding sequence ATGAAGATTAATAAAAATCGTCTCCTTTTAGCGCTCCTTCCTGTGTTACTTGCAGGGTGTACTACTCCAGGAACTCACCTTTCGACTGGCAATAAGAATGTGATTAAGCCCTCAGAGGAACAGCAAGAATCTGATATCTCTGATGTTGTTAACCTTTACCCATTGACAGCGCAATCAGTATCGAGTTACCGAAGTGAATCTTTATCGGTTTCCCAAACTAACCCGACGCTAGATGTCGATATTGCAAAGTATGAATACCAAGTGGGTGTCGGTGACATCTTAAATATCACCATTTGGGATCACCCTGAACTAACGATTCCTGCGGGCTCTTACCGCAGTAGTACCGAAGCAGGTAACTGGGTTCATGCAGACGGCACCATTTTCTACCCGTATATTGGTACAGTCGAAGTAGCGGGAAAAACCGTTCGTGAAGTGCGTACTGATATTGCCAGTCGCTTAGCTAAGTACATCGAAAGCCCCCAAGTTGACGTGAACGTCGCTGCTTTCCGCTCTAAGAAAACTTATATAACGGGCGAAGTGTCTCAACCTGGCCAGCAGCCGATCACTAATATCCCTTTAACGTTATTGGATGCTGTGAACCGTTCGGGCGGTTTGTCTGAAAATGCCGATTGGCGTAATGTTTCATTAACGCGTAATGGCGTAGAAGAAAACCTCTCGCTTTACGGCTTAATGCAACGTGGTGATCTAACCCAAAACCGCTTGTTGCAAGCCGGTGATATTGTTCACGTGCCGCGCAACGACAACCAAAAAGTGTTCGTGATGGGGGAGGTGAATGACCCGCAACTGTTGAAGATCGATAGAGTAGGGATGAGCCTAACCGAAGCACTCAGTAACGTAGGTGGCATTAACCAACTGACTGCAGATGCAACGGGTGTGTTTGTCATTCGAACTTCGGATGATAAATCAGAACGCATGGCAGATATCTATCAACTGAATATGGAAGACGCCTCAGCGCTAGTCATTGGCACCGAGTTCGATTTAAAACCTTACGATATTGTTTACGTTACCGCCGCGCCAATCAGTCGCTGGAACCGTGTCATTGGGCAGCTTGTACCGACCATTTCTGGCTTCAACGATTTAACCGAAGGCATGTTGCG
- a CDS encoding capsule biosynthesis GfcC family protein, which yields MMNYISHVSKMTGRRLPAVRVLLMMSALFALSSASAASNFVTPDGSSLVKTTIELPLQGVTLEYKANVRLLQVLDDANASSNVNDSGSIGYFPLSAQLFDKTNTEANKSNKAIEAKKRNVFNQLNAFSVEEPEAKLVKQQLASFQYLNRVFIELDRNAVISQSDKNPLLVSSSNTNKPSDSQTQAFSLYLPQRPTSIQLMGVMKESVTMNLIEHGTLNDYLDALPNGFMGESADKSVAYVVQPDGVVQTIQYAYWNEQPVYLAPGAIVFMAFYSLPSEYSTLNQDIVDLLRNKVGL from the coding sequence ATGATGAATTATATTAGTCACGTATCAAAAATGACGGGGCGTCGGTTGCCAGCAGTGAGAGTTCTGCTAATGATGAGCGCTTTGTTTGCTTTGAGCTCCGCTTCTGCGGCTTCTAATTTTGTTACACCTGATGGCTCTTCTTTAGTAAAAACAACAATCGAGCTTCCTCTTCAAGGTGTGACGCTTGAGTATAAAGCTAACGTTAGATTGCTTCAGGTGTTAGACGACGCGAACGCTAGCTCTAACGTGAATGATAGCGGTAGTATTGGTTACTTCCCCCTTTCAGCTCAACTGTTTGATAAAACCAATACTGAAGCTAACAAATCTAATAAAGCTATCGAAGCCAAAAAGCGCAATGTATTTAACCAACTTAACGCTTTCTCGGTAGAAGAACCAGAAGCAAAATTAGTAAAGCAACAATTAGCTTCTTTCCAATATCTCAATCGAGTTTTTATTGAGCTAGATCGCAATGCGGTTATCTCGCAATCAGATAAGAACCCGTTACTTGTTTCAAGTTCTAATACTAACAAGCCGTCAGACAGCCAAACTCAAGCCTTTTCTCTGTACTTACCACAACGACCAACGTCCATTCAGCTGATGGGGGTAATGAAAGAGTCGGTAACAATGAATCTGATTGAGCATGGAACCTTGAATGATTATCTAGATGCATTACCGAACGGTTTTATGGGCGAATCAGCAGATAAAAGCGTGGCTTATGTTGTCCAGCCAGATGGCGTGGTACAAACCATTCAATATGCCTACTGGAACGAACAGCCGGTTTATTTAGCGCCAGGTGCTATCGTGTTTATGGCGTTTTACTCTTTGCCATCGGAATACTCAACGTTGAACCAAGATATCGTCGATTTGTTACGTAATAAGGTTGGCCTGTAA
- a CDS encoding YjbH domain-containing protein, giving the protein MLKQKSFPLSAVCISVTCALLMTSSVSVFAETAIDSSSFRAEKSSFDDTEYRTSQMNFGGVGLMQMPTGRMAPEGEFNFSASFNNEYYFYNVSLQVMPWFETTIRYTQVQDLLYSGGADQDCSQNSFSGCTKYTDKGIDFKLRLIEEGYYLPEVSVGVRDFGGTGLFDGEFVAATKRFGPVDFTLGMAWGYMGTSGNFTNPLCKASDKYCDRPSDFKGNGGSVDFERWFKGDAAIYGGFEYQTPYKPLTLKLEYDGNDYSQDFPVVRGGVDMTQHTPWNVGAVYRFTDWGSAKVSYERGDTLTLGFDLSTNFNEMYSVWRDAETAELRPSDVETVDDIDMAALAEELETIAGYEQAQILVDDNSIVVKGTQVKYRDRDIALERGATVIANAVPSYIDTYKIIENDKSLELTETTVDAQAFKAAANNSYLNAQISDATNTHELERKKSVIYHDGRERFDVSISPNLAQSFGSAENFYLYSLGLYTNASFWALNNVELSGSLYVNLIDNYDKFNYEIPSDGTDQTPRVRTLFRSYVDDPVRLDRLQLTWFEDYGSGVYTQAYGGYLESMFAGVGGEILYRPFNQNWAIGADITAISQRDPESWFGTFDEEIQVNPDDNSRTYKVIDKGTTGFITGYYTPQWDFLSDTLLKVGVGKFLAGDIGTRVDFSKQFKSGVIAGAFVSLTDMTTEEYGEGSYTKGFYVSIPFDLVTVKPSSSRAGFTWLPITRDGGQVLNKQYNLFDQTDARSPWFQRPSSVK; this is encoded by the coding sequence ATGCTGAAACAGAAATCATTCCCTCTATCGGCAGTGTGCATATCGGTTACCTGCGCCTTGTTAATGACCAGTAGTGTGTCGGTTTTTGCCGAAACAGCCATTGATTCCTCTTCGTTCAGAGCAGAGAAATCATCATTCGACGACACAGAATACAGAACGTCGCAAATGAACTTTGGTGGTGTTGGCCTAATGCAAATGCCAACAGGCCGAATGGCACCAGAAGGTGAGTTCAACTTTAGCGCCTCGTTTAATAACGAATACTACTTTTATAACGTCAGCCTACAGGTGATGCCTTGGTTTGAAACCACCATTCGTTATACACAAGTACAAGACCTGCTTTATAGCGGAGGCGCAGACCAAGACTGTTCTCAAAACTCATTCAGTGGTTGTACCAAATACACAGATAAAGGCATCGACTTTAAACTGCGTTTAATCGAAGAAGGGTACTACTTACCGGAAGTGTCGGTAGGCGTACGTGACTTCGGTGGTACAGGCTTGTTTGATGGCGAATTTGTCGCGGCAACTAAGCGTTTTGGCCCTGTTGATTTTACCTTGGGCATGGCTTGGGGATACATGGGCACTAGTGGCAACTTCACTAACCCATTGTGTAAAGCCAGTGACAAGTATTGCGATCGCCCGTCTGATTTTAAAGGCAATGGCGGCAGTGTCGATTTTGAGCGTTGGTTTAAAGGCGATGCTGCTATTTATGGCGGTTTTGAATACCAAACCCCTTATAAGCCGTTAACCTTAAAGCTTGAATACGATGGCAACGATTACTCTCAAGATTTTCCAGTAGTACGTGGTGGTGTCGACATGACACAACACACGCCATGGAACGTGGGTGCTGTGTACCGTTTCACTGATTGGGGTTCAGCGAAAGTGAGCTATGAGCGAGGCGATACCTTAACCCTTGGCTTTGATCTCTCGACTAACTTCAATGAAATGTATTCTGTGTGGCGAGATGCTGAAACAGCAGAATTGCGCCCAAGCGATGTCGAGACGGTTGATGATATTGATATGGCTGCCCTCGCGGAAGAGCTAGAAACGATCGCTGGCTATGAACAAGCGCAAATCTTGGTCGACGATAATAGTATTGTGGTAAAGGGCACTCAGGTTAAATACCGAGACAGAGATATCGCCCTTGAGCGCGGTGCGACCGTGATTGCCAATGCGGTACCGAGTTACATCGACACTTACAAAATCATTGAAAACGACAAATCGTTGGAACTCACCGAGACAACGGTAGATGCGCAAGCGTTCAAAGCGGCAGCTAACAATAGTTATCTCAATGCTCAAATCAGTGATGCAACAAACACTCACGAATTAGAGCGCAAGAAATCCGTTATTTATCATGATGGGCGTGAACGATTCGATGTGTCGATTTCACCAAACTTAGCTCAATCGTTCGGTTCTGCTGAAAACTTCTACTTATACAGTTTGGGTTTATACACCAATGCTTCGTTCTGGGCGTTAAACAATGTCGAACTGTCGGGTTCGCTTTACGTTAACTTAATTGATAACTACGACAAGTTTAATTACGAAATCCCATCCGACGGCACTGACCAAACGCCAAGAGTAAGAACCTTGTTCCGCTCTTATGTGGATGATCCAGTTCGTTTAGACCGTTTACAACTGACTTGGTTTGAAGACTATGGCAGCGGTGTCTACACCCAAGCCTACGGTGGATACCTAGAGAGCATGTTCGCGGGTGTGGGTGGCGAAATCCTTTATCGTCCATTCAACCAAAATTGGGCGATTGGCGCAGACATTACGGCAATAAGCCAACGCGATCCTGAAAGCTGGTTTGGTACGTTTGATGAAGAGATCCAAGTCAACCCAGACGACAACAGCCGAACGTACAAAGTGATTGATAAAGGCACGACGGGCTTCATCACCGGTTACTACACCCCACAATGGGATTTCTTGAGTGATACCTTGCTTAAAGTAGGAGTGGGTAAATTCCTTGCGGGTGATATCGGTACTCGTGTCGATTTCTCTAAACAGTTTAAGAGCGGCGTGATTGCCGGCGCATTTGTCAGCCTAACCGACATGACAACCGAAGAATACGGTGAGGGCAGCTACACCAAAGGCTTCTACGTATCGATTCCGTTTGATTTAGTCACCGTGAAACCAAGCTCAAGCCGCGCAGGTTTTACCTGGTTACCGATCACGCGTGATGGCGGACAAGTGTTGAATAAACAGTACAACTTGTTCGATCAAACCGATGCGCGCTCACCTTGGTTCCAAAGACCGAGTAGTGTTAAGTAG